In one window of Synechococcus sp. M16CYN DNA:
- a CDS encoding photosystem II high light acclimation radical SAM protein, whose product MSLLGFQHFAALSLSLQEERVLLVRLPCNPIFPIGPVYLADHLHKCFPEMPQRILDLAALPALDVRRVLRITVDQFRPTLLVFSWRDIQIYAPVNGRGGNPLQNSLEVFYAHNPLKRLHGALGGLRLMTSHYGELHRNQSLLRQGLKRARRHIPKARAVLGGGAVSVFYEQLGKSLPKGTIVSVGEGELLLDKLLSGQSLEDERCFVVGETPRPGLIHEQPKSHPKTACDYSYISSIWPQLDWYLEGSDFYIGVQTKRGCPHNCCYCIYTVVEGKRVRLNPVQEVVGEMRQLYDRGVRGFWFTDAQFIPARRYIEDAKELLRAIKAEGLTDIRWAAYIRADNLDPELARLMVETGMSYFEIGITSGSQELVRKMRMGYNLRTVLESCRMLAAAGFRDHVSVNYSFNVIDERPETISQTVTYHRELERIFGVDRVEPAIFFIGLQPHTHLEQYGFDQGLIKPNYNPMSMMPWTARRLLWNPEPMGSALGRVCLEAFDHNPTDFGRTVMAFLERDYGTVSLQDALRAPVTGRPALADAVR is encoded by the coding sequence ATGAGCTTGTTAGGGTTTCAGCACTTCGCAGCATTGTCATTGTCTCTACAAGAAGAGCGAGTGCTGTTGGTACGGCTTCCTTGCAATCCAATTTTCCCGATTGGCCCAGTTTATTTGGCTGATCATTTGCACAAGTGCTTCCCCGAGATGCCACAGCGCATACTCGATCTTGCTGCTTTGCCGGCGTTAGATGTAAGGCGTGTTTTGCGTATCACTGTAGATCAATTCCGCCCCACGCTTCTGGTGTTTTCTTGGAGAGATATACAGATTTATGCACCGGTCAATGGTCGTGGTGGAAATCCCTTGCAAAATTCACTCGAAGTTTTTTATGCCCACAACCCCCTAAAGCGTCTTCATGGCGCGCTGGGGGGGCTTCGTTTGATGACCAGTCACTATGGCGAGTTGCATCGTAACCAAAGTCTCCTACGTCAGGGTCTGAAACGTGCCCGCCGCCACATCCCCAAGGCAAGAGCCGTGCTTGGTGGTGGAGCCGTTAGCGTATTTTATGAGCAGTTAGGTAAGTCTCTACCTAAGGGCACTATTGTGTCTGTGGGTGAGGGAGAGCTTTTATTAGATAAGCTTCTTTCCGGCCAATCGCTTGAAGACGAGCGATGTTTTGTTGTTGGCGAAACCCCTCGGCCCGGACTAATTCATGAGCAGCCTAAGAGTCATCCAAAAACTGCCTGTGACTATTCTTATATATCTTCAATTTGGCCTCAACTTGATTGGTATCTGGAGGGCAGTGACTTTTATATAGGCGTACAGACCAAGCGTGGTTGCCCCCACAACTGCTGTTATTGCATCTATACGGTTGTGGAAGGCAAGCGGGTGCGTCTCAACCCAGTTCAAGAAGTTGTAGGTGAAATGCGGCAGCTGTACGACCGTGGTGTCCGTGGTTTCTGGTTCACTGATGCTCAGTTCATTCCTGCTCGTCGCTACATCGAAGATGCAAAAGAACTCCTTCGTGCTATCAAAGCCGAAGGTTTAACGGATATCCGCTGGGCCGCTTATATACGTGCTGATAATCTTGATCCTGAATTAGCCCGTTTAATGGTGGAGACGGGGATGAGCTATTTCGAAATCGGTATTACTTCAGGTTCTCAAGAGCTTGTACGAAAAATGCGCATGGGATATAACCTCCGCACCGTCCTTGAAAGTTGTAGGATGCTAGCGGCCGCAGGATTCCGTGACCACGTGTCAGTTAATTATTCGTTTAATGTGATTGATGAACGGCCTGAAACTATCAGTCAAACCGTAACGTATCATAGGGAGCTTGAAAGGATTTTCGGAGTTGATCGTGTTGAACCTGCGATTTTCTTTATTGGTTTGCAACCCCATACTCATCTCGAGCAGTATGGGTTCGATCAAGGGCTTATCAAGCCGAACTACAATCCTATGAGTATGATGCCTTGGACAGCTCGAAGATTGCTGTGGAATCCTGAGCCAATGGGTAGCGCGTTAGGTCGCGTGTGTCTTGAGGCATTCGATCACAATCCGACCGATTTCGGTCGCACTGTCATGGCTTTTCTTGAGCGTGACTACGGCACAGTTTCCCTTCAAGACGCATTGCGGGCTCCCGTCACTGGCCGTCCTGCCCTAGCTGATGCGGTTCGCTAA
- a CDS encoding type II CAAX endopeptidase family protein — protein MLLALLNSFLLLQPRYLPLLFIIPLLYGLGWLIAIALAPFGLASGSISLTGTLLSFFMFLALMPRWVDQRWGEKDCWMTLGIRRRYSDRRPSHLRAMMRGLLIALVLLSVVTIPALLCGWGTWLGIWKVSTSINALMLCLGVGLAEELIFRAWLWEELKRFMGSSSALISQALVFSIVHIRFNLGATSTLKLLISLFFLGIALAAQRYLDNGSLWGCIGLHGGLVGAWFLLQNGLLTLSPRAPIWLVGSSESHTNPLSGTVAIIAFSLLILWQWRSINHVTLSNSES, from the coding sequence TTGTTGCTAGCGCTTCTAAACAGCTTTCTACTGCTTCAGCCGCGCTATTTACCTTTACTCTTCATAATTCCGCTTCTTTACGGGCTGGGGTGGCTCATAGCCATCGCACTTGCCCCCTTTGGCTTGGCTTCCGGCAGCATCTCATTAACGGGTACGCTGCTTAGCTTTTTTATGTTCCTAGCTTTGATGCCGCGTTGGGTTGATCAGCGTTGGGGAGAAAAAGACTGCTGGATGACCCTGGGGATACGAAGACGCTATAGCGATCGACGACCGTCTCATCTCAGAGCCATGATGCGAGGATTGCTCATAGCCTTGGTGCTGCTGAGTGTGGTAACGATTCCAGCATTGCTGTGTGGTTGGGGAACGTGGTTGGGGATATGGAAGGTGTCAACAAGCATAAATGCCCTAATGCTCTGTCTCGGAGTAGGATTAGCGGAGGAACTAATCTTCCGTGCGTGGCTATGGGAAGAGCTAAAGCGCTTTATGGGGTCCTCAAGCGCTTTAATTAGCCAAGCTCTGGTATTTAGCATTGTGCATATACGATTTAACCTTGGCGCTACGTCAACACTCAAGCTGTTGATTAGCCTCTTTTTTTTGGGGATAGCGCTAGCTGCGCAGCGGTACTTGGATAACGGGTCGCTCTGGGGATGTATCGGTCTACATGGGGGCCTTGTCGGCGCTTGGTTCCTTTTGCAGAATGGCCTTTTGACGTTGTCTCCCAGAGCCCCTATATGGCTTGTTGGATCCTCGGAAAGCCACACAAACCCGCTCAGTGGCACGGTCGCGATCATAGCGTTTTCTCTTCTTATCTTATGGCAATGGAGAAGTATCAACCATGTCACTCTAAGTAACAGCGAAAGCTGA
- the clpS gene encoding ATP-dependent Clp protease adapter ClpS — protein sequence MAVETPKRSPGGAAVLDRAIEQTRKHSPRYKVLLHNDPVNSMEYVVGTLRQVVPQLSEQDALAIMLEAHNTGVGLVIVCDIEPAEFYCETLKSKGLTSSIEPED from the coding sequence ATGGCGGTGGAGACTCCCAAACGCAGTCCCGGGGGGGCTGCTGTTCTGGATAGAGCAATTGAACAAACCCGCAAACACTCCCCTCGTTACAAGGTGTTACTTCACAATGACCCAGTGAATAGCATGGAGTATGTGGTTGGCACTTTGCGTCAGGTAGTTCCTCAATTAAGTGAACAAGACGCCCTGGCCATCATGCTGGAGGCGCACAACACAGGAGTAGGCCTGGTTATCGTTTGTGACATTGAGCCCGCCGAATTTTACTGCGAAACCCTGAAATCCAAGGGTTTAACGAGTTCGATCGAACCGGAGGATTAA